The following are from one region of the Quercus robur chromosome 1, dhQueRobu3.1, whole genome shotgun sequence genome:
- the LOC126721285 gene encoding uncharacterized protein LOC126721285, whose product MELNGPTRFRPRKSTSSERFIGAFTHAPHENPSFSTTNTATTSNAAVELNEDDVFWTGSYSEPDENQNHNQHHSTSPSTPRHHHHNHHNSNNHQLNYQKSFAQPETNGFGILAALPENETSSPSLRNVSHFYHKASVSSSSFSSSSSARMIPAIPKPPVDRMPLPSSVKYQSAPVNVPVMSQATRSPHEFDDVNDDDDGVDGEMLPPHEIVARAQSPMLACSVLEGAGRTLKGRDLRRVRNAVWRRTGG is encoded by the exons ATGGAGCTCAACGGCCCGACCCGGTTTCGACCGCGTAAATCCACATCCAGCGAACGCTTTATCGGCGCGTTTACCCACGCGCCTCACGAAAACCCTAGCTTCTCCACGACGAACACCGCGACCACATCTAACGCCGCCGTGGAGCTCAACGAAGACGATGTGTTCTGGACCGGAAGCTATTCCGAACCGGACGAAAACCAGAACCACAACCAACACCACTCGACCTCTCCTTCCACACctcgccaccaccaccacaaccaccacaacaGCAACAACCACCAGCTCAACTACCAGAAGAGCTTCGCTCAGCCGGAGACCAACGGTTTCGGCATCCTCGCCGCGCTTCCCGAGAACGAAACGTCTTCGCCGAGCCTCCGAAACGTTTCGCACTTTTACCACAAGGCTTCCGTGTCGTCTTCTTCCTTTTCGTCCTCCTCTTCCGCGCGCATGATTCCGGCGATTCCTAAACCGCCGGTCGACCGAATGCCGCTGCCTTCTTCGGTCAAGTACCAGTCGGCGCCGGTGAACGTGCCGGTCATGTCTCAGGCGACGCGGAGTCCGCACGAATTCGACGACGTGAACGACGACGATGACGGCGTGGACGGCGAGATGTTGCCGCCGCACGAGATTGTGGCGAGAGCTCAGTCGCCGATGCTGGCCTGTTCGGTGCTCGAAGGCGCCGGGAGGACCCTCAAAGGAAGGGATCTCCGGCGGGTTCGCAATGCAGTGTGGCGCCGAACAG GTGGGTGA